From Haliaeetus albicilla chromosome 15, bHalAlb1.1, whole genome shotgun sequence, a single genomic window includes:
- the ATP7B gene encoding copper-transporting ATPase 2 isoform X2 — MERKLDNKMKRELSCLATLNNKNITLVSIRKRQAAQDVPELLIIGEKSKTGSPVKASSNSQKEEKLLQSYSVGMPEVDTVERQALSNADSPPGCELEPTMKHNFAFDNMGYEEGFETVPSPSSQEHTMAVSIVGMTCQSCVQSIEGRISKVKGIVSIKVSLEQNNAVIKYLQSEISPEQICQEIQDMGFDANIAEERLTPGTVSLPCLREAVVKLRVEGMTCQSCVTNIEGKIRKLHGVAKIKVSLDNQEAIIAYYPYIIQPDDLKSHISNLGYDCTIKSKSAPLKLGVLDLGRLQHTNPRETPASLESDGVDPPVAKMSGTATVTVRIEGMHCKSCVRNIEGNISDLPGIQSIKVSLEHKRAVVQYSPNLITVSALQQAIESLPPGNFKVRPINGSEVNKGASPSPALLCDLFREPLQDMTCTAVIRIDGMTCNSCVQSIEGTISQRQGVQQIAVSLADRTGNIHYDPAVTNGEELRAAIEDMGFDASVLKDTAAGERRHQPDASNAARQPRAAEPPRQGCASDALPDSPHLDGPNQASGATAEKCFLQITGMTCASCVSTIERNLQKEDGIISVLVALMAGKAEIKYKPEFIQPLEIAQLIQNLGFEATVIEDHAETEGNVELLITGMTCASCVHNIESKLMRTNGIFYASVALATCKAHIQFDPEITGPRDIIKIIEEIGFHASVARRVPNAHNLDHKKEIQQWRKSFLCSLLFGIPVLILMIYMLIPDGEHHGSMVLEQNLIPGLSILNLLFFVLCSFVQFLGGWYFYVQAYKSLKHKTANMDVLIVLATTIAYVYSCVILMVAIIEQAEKSPVTFFDTPPMLFVFIALGRWLEHIAKSKTSEALAKLISLQATEATVVTLGPDHSIVREEQVAVELVQRGDIVKVVPGGKFPVDGKVIEGSSMADESLITGEAMPVTKKPGSTVIAGSINAHGSVLVNATHVGNDTTLAQIVKLVEEAQMSKAPIQQLADKFSGYFVPFIISISTVTLIAWITIGFINFDVIQKYFPNQNKHVSKAELILRFAFQTSITVLSIACPCSLGLATPTAVMVGTGVAAQNGILIKGGKPLEMAHKIKTVMFDKTGTITCGVPKVMRVLLLGDTAVLSLKKVLAVVGTAEASSEHPLGVAVTKYCKEELGTQSLGYCTDFQAVPGCGISCKVGGVEAVLGMADEGLDKLDANRSRDNTAALGDNTLIALPESHGPSASHTYSVLIGNREWMRRNGLHIANDVNDAMTDHETKGQTAILVAIDGVLCGMIAIADTVKQEAALAVHTLKNMGIDVVLITGDNRKTAKAIATQVGIKKVFAEVLPSHKVAKVQELQNGRRKVAMVGDGVNDSPALARADVGIAIGTGTDVAIEAADVVLIRNDLLDVVASIRLSKRTVRRIRINLILALIYNLLGIPIAAGVFMPVGLVLQPWMGSAAMAASSVSVVLSSLQLKCYKKPDTESYEAQAQGRMKPLTPSQISVHIGMDDRRRDSSRPSPWDQISQVSLSSLTSDKLPRRNGFVEEEGDKWSLLMNGGDEEQYI, encoded by the exons GCTTTGTCCAACGCTGATTCTCCTCCTGGCTGTGAGCTGGAGCCTACAATGAAACACAATTTTGCTTTTGACAACATGGGCTATGAGGAGGGCTTTGAAACAGTGCCCTCTCCATCTTCCCAAGAACATACCATGGCAGTCAGCATTGTGGGAATGACTTGCCAATCTTGTGTGCAGTCGATAGAAGGCCGAATTTCCAAGGTGAAGGGCATTGTGAGTATTAAAGTCTCCCTTGAACAGAACAATGCTGTAATAAAGTATCTGCAGTCAGAAATAAGTCCTGAACAGATTTGCCAAGAAATTCAGGATATGGGTTTTGATGCCAACATAGCAGAAGAGAGACTGACACCAGGGACTGTAAGTTTGCCGTGCTTGAGAGAAGCAGTAGTTAAACTTCGGGTAGAAGGCATGACATGCCAGTCCTGTGTCACCAACATTGAAGGAAAGATTAGGAAACTGCATGGTGTGGCGAAAATCAAGGTATCACTTGATAACCAGGAAGCAATTATTGCTTACTATCCTTACATCATTCAGCCTGATGACCTCAAGAGCCATATCAGTAACCTGGGGTATGACTGCACCATTAAAAGTAAATCAGCCCCTTTGAAGCTTGGTGTGCTTGATCTCGGGCGCCTGCAGCACACAAACCCCAGGGAGACACCAGCAAGTCTTGAGAGTGATGGGGTGGATCCACCGGTCGCCAAGATGAGTGGCACAGCTACAGTGACTGTTCGGATAGAAGGCATGCACTGCAAGTCCTGTGTCAGAAACATTGAAGGAAATATATCAGATCTTCCCGGCATACAAAGTATTAAAGTGTCTTTGGAGCATAAACGTGCTGTTGTACAGTATAGCCCAAATTTAATTACCGTGTCAGCTCTGCAGCAAGCTATTGAATCCCTTCCACCTGGAAACTTTAAAGTACGTCCCATAAATGGTTCAGAAGTTAATAAGGGAGCATCTCCATCACCTGCATTGCTATGCGATCTCTTCAGAGAGCCGCTGCAAGACATGACATGCACGGCTGTTATTAGGATTGATGGCATGACCTGCAATTCCTGTGTACAGTCCATAGAAGGGACCATATCACAGAGACAAGGAGTGCAACAAATAGCAGTTTCTCTAGCTGACAGAACTGGGAACATACATTATGATCCAGCTGTCACTAATGGAGAAGAGTTAAGAGCTGCTATAGAAGACATGGGATTTGATGCTTCTGTGCTGAAAG ATACCGCCGCTGGAGAACGTAGGCACCAGCCTGACGCCAGCAATGCTGCCAGGCAGCCTCGAGCTGCAGAGCCTCCTCGCCAAGGCTGTGCCTCGGATGCTCTTCCAGACAGTCCTCACCTTGATGGGCCAAACCAGGCCAGCGGAGCGACAGCTGAGAAGTGTTTTTTACAAATCACGGGCATGACCTGTGCATCGTGTGTGTCTACCATTGAAAGAAATTTGCAGAAAGAAGACG GAATTATTTCAGTGTTGGTAGCACTGATGGCAGGTAAAGCAGAGATAAAATACAAGCCAGAATTCATACAGCCTCTTGAAATAGCACAGCTGATCCAGAATTTGGGTTTTGAAGCTACTGTCATAGAAGATcatgcagaaacagaaggaaatgtgGAGCTTCTT ATTACAGGGATGACTTGTGCTTCTTGTGTTCATAATATTGAATCCAAACTCATGAGAACAAATGGCATATTCTACGCCTCAGTAGCACTTGCTACGTGCAAAGCTCACATCCAGTTTGATCCTGAGATTACTGGACCTCGagatattataaaaataattgag gaaattggCTTTCATGCTTCCGTGGCTAGAAGAGTTCCAAATGCACATAACCTGgatcataaaaaagaaatacagca GTGGAGGAAATCTTTCTTGTGCAGCCTACTGTTTGGTATCCCTGTCTTAATCCTAATGATTTATATGCTGATACCTGACGGTGAGCACCACGGGTCTATGGTGCTGGAACAGAATCTCATTCCTGGATTATCTATTTTAAATCTTCTCTTCTTTGTCCTGTGCAGTTTTGTTCAG TTTCTTGGTGGATGGTATTTTTACGTACAAGCTTACAAATCACTGAAGCACAAGACAGCCAATATGGATGTGCTCATCGTACTGGCCACGACAATTGCTTATGTGTATTCGTGTGTGATCCTGATGGTAGCGATAATTgaacaggcagagaaaagccCTGTCACTTTCTTTGACACTCCTCCAATGCTGTTTGTGTTCATTGCCCTTGGGAGATGGCTGGAACACATAGCAAAG AGTAAGACCTCAGAAGCTCTTGCTAAACTTATATCTCTTCAAGCCACAGAAGCCACTGTAGTGACTCTTGGACCTGACCACTCTATCGTCAG GGAGGAGCAGGTAGCTGTTGAACTGGTTCAGAGAGGTGATATTGTAAAGGTAGTTCCTGGTGGAAAGTTCCCAGTGGATGGAAAGGTCATTGAAGGCAGTTCTATGGCAGATGAGTCTCTCATTACTG GGGAAGCTATGCCAGTCACTAAAAAGCCCGGGAGCACAGTGATTGCTGGTTCTATAAATGCACACGGCTCAGTTCTTGTTAATGCAACTCATGTTGGTAATGATACCACTCTGGCACAAATCGTGAAATTGGTGGAAGAAGCTCAAATGtcaaag gCACCCATCCAGCAACTGGCAGATAAGTTTAGTGGATATTTTGTTCCATTTATCATCAGCATTTCAACAGTCACATTGATAGCATGGATCACAATTGGTTTTATAAATTTTGATgttattcaaaaatattttcct AATCAGAACAAACACGTTTCAAAAGCTGAACTAATACTGAGGTTTGCATTTCAAACCTCAATCACTGTGCTGAGCATTGCATGCCCCTGTTCTTTAGGCTTGGCTACCCCCACAGCTGTGATGGTGGGCACAGGAGTTGCTGCGCAGAATGGTATTCTCATCAAAGGCGGAAAACCCCTGGAAATGGCACACAAG aTCAAGACTGTGATGTTTGATAAAACTGGGACCATCACCTGTGGAGTTCCAAAAGTCATGAGGGTGCTTTTGCTGGGAGACACAGCTGTGCTCTCCCTGAAGAAGGTACTGGCGGTGGTTGGCACTGCAGAGGCCAGCAGCGAGCATCCTTTAGGAGTGGCAGTTACTAAATATTGCAAAGAG GAGCTTGGCACTCAGAGCCTGGGATACTGCACTGACTTCCAGGCAGTCCCAGGCTGTGGCATCAGCTGCAAAGTTGGAGGCGTTGAGGCTGTCCTGGGCATGGCTGATGAGGGTCTCGATAAGCTGGATGCTAACAGGAGCAGGGACAACACTGCTGCTCTGGGAGATAACACGCTGATCGCTCTCCCAGAATCACACG GTCCATCAGCTTCTCATACATACTCGGTGTTGATTGGAAATCGTGAGTGGATGCGACGCAATGGCTTGCATATTGCAAATGATGTAAATGATGCAATGACAGACCATGAAACGAAAGGACAGACTGCCATACTAGTGGCTATAGATG GTGTGTTGTGCGGAATGATTGCAATAGCAGACACTGTCAAGCAGGAGGCAGCCCTTGCTGTGCACACACTGAAAAACATGGGAATAGATGTTGTGCTGATAACGGGGGAcaacagaaaaactgcaaaagccATTGCTACTCAG GTTGGGATCAAAAAAGTCTTTGCTGAGGTTCTTCCTTCTCACAAGGTTGCAAAGGTCCAGGAGCTCCAAAATGGGAGGAGGAAGGTTGCGATGGTTGGTGATGGAGTCAATGATTCCCCTGCGCTAGCCAGGGCCGATGTTGGAATTGCAATTGGAACGGGCACTGATGTTGCCATTGAAGCAGCAGATGTTGTTCTTATCCGA AATGACTTGCTGGATGTAGTTGCCAGTATTCGTTTATCAAAGAGAACAGTTCGAAGAATCCGAATAAATCTGATCCTTGCCTTAATTTATAATCTGCTTGGAATACCCATAGCAGCAG GTGTGTTCATGCCTGTTGGCCTCGTGCTTCAGCCTTGGATGGGATCAGCTGCAATGGCAGCTTCTTCTGTGTCTGTTGTGCTGTCTTCCCTGCAGCTGAAATG TTATAAGAAGCCAGACACAGAAAGTTATGAAGCACAAGCTCAAGGCCGCATGAAGCCACTTACTCCTTCCCAAATCAGTGTTCATATTGGAATGGATGATAGGAGGAGGGATTCATCCAGACCGTCTCCTTGGGATCAGATTAGCCAAGTGTCTCtctcttccttgacttcagacaAGCTGCCAAGACGTAATGGTTTTGTTGAGGAGGAAGGGGACAAGTGGTCATTGCTCATGAATGGAGGAGATGAAGAACAGTACATCTGA
- the ATP7B gene encoding copper-transporting ATPase 2 isoform X3 → MMKLVYLPADLKRSLWPLPWKALSNADSPPGCELEPTMKHNFAFDNMGYEEGFETVPSPSSQEHTMAVSIVGMTCQSCVQSIEGRISKVKGIVSIKVSLEQNNAVIKYLQSEISPEQICQEIQDMGFDANIAEERLTPGTVSLPCLREAVVKLRVEGMTCQSCVTNIEGKIRKLHGVAKIKVSLDNQEAIIAYYPYIIQPDDLKSHISNLGYDCTIKSKSAPLKLGVLDLGRLQHTNPRETPASLESDGVDPPVAKMSGTATVTVRIEGMHCKSCVRNIEGNISDLPGIQSIKVSLEHKRAVVQYSPNLITVSALQQAIESLPPGNFKVRPINGSEVNKGASPSPALLCDLFREPLQDMTCTAVIRIDGMTCNSCVQSIEGTISQRQGVQQIAVSLADRTGNIHYDPAVTNGEELRAAIEDMGFDASVLKDTAAGERRHQPDASNAARQPRAAEPPRQGCASDALPDSPHLDGPNQASGATAEKCFLQITGMTCASCVSTIERNLQKEDGIISVLVALMAGKAEIKYKPEFIQPLEIAQLIQNLGFEATVIEDHAETEGNVELLITGMTCASCVHNIESKLMRTNGIFYASVALATCKAHIQFDPEITGPRDIIKIIEEIGFHASVARRVPNAHNLDHKKEIQQWRKSFLCSLLFGIPVLILMIYMLIPDGEHHGSMVLEQNLIPGLSILNLLFFVLCSFVQFLGGWYFYVQAYKSLKHKTANMDVLIVLATTIAYVYSCVILMVAIIEQAEKSPVTFFDTPPMLFVFIALGRWLEHIAKSKTSEALAKLISLQATEATVVTLGPDHSIVREEQVAVELVQRGDIVKVVPGGKFPVDGKVIEGSSMADESLITGEAMPVTKKPGSTVIAGSINAHGSVLVNATHVGNDTTLAQIVKLVEEAQMSKAPIQQLADKFSGYFVPFIISISTVTLIAWITIGFINFDVIQKYFPNQNKHVSKAELILRFAFQTSITVLSIACPCSLGLATPTAVMVGTGVAAQNGILIKGGKPLEMAHKIKTVMFDKTGTITCGVPKVMRVLLLGDTAVLSLKKVLAVVGTAEASSEHPLGVAVTKYCKEELGTQSLGYCTDFQAVPGCGISCKVGGVEAVLGMADEGLDKLDANRSRDNTAALGDNTLIALPESHGPSASHTYSVLIGNREWMRRNGLHIANDVNDAMTDHETKGQTAILVAIDGVLCGMIAIADTVKQEAALAVHTLKNMGIDVVLITGDNRKTAKAIATQVGIKKVFAEVLPSHKVAKVQELQNGRRKVAMVGDGVNDSPALARADVGIAIGTGTDVAIEAADVVLIRNDLLDVVASIRLSKRTVRRIRINLILALIYNLLGIPIAAGVFMPVGLVLQPWMGSAAMAASSVSVVLSSLQLKCYKKPDTESYEAQAQGRMKPLTPSQISVHIGMDDRRRDSSRPSPWDQISQVSLSSLTSDKLPRRNGFVEEEGDKWSLLMNGGDEEQYI, encoded by the exons GCTTTGTCCAACGCTGATTCTCCTCCTGGCTGTGAGCTGGAGCCTACAATGAAACACAATTTTGCTTTTGACAACATGGGCTATGAGGAGGGCTTTGAAACAGTGCCCTCTCCATCTTCCCAAGAACATACCATGGCAGTCAGCATTGTGGGAATGACTTGCCAATCTTGTGTGCAGTCGATAGAAGGCCGAATTTCCAAGGTGAAGGGCATTGTGAGTATTAAAGTCTCCCTTGAACAGAACAATGCTGTAATAAAGTATCTGCAGTCAGAAATAAGTCCTGAACAGATTTGCCAAGAAATTCAGGATATGGGTTTTGATGCCAACATAGCAGAAGAGAGACTGACACCAGGGACTGTAAGTTTGCCGTGCTTGAGAGAAGCAGTAGTTAAACTTCGGGTAGAAGGCATGACATGCCAGTCCTGTGTCACCAACATTGAAGGAAAGATTAGGAAACTGCATGGTGTGGCGAAAATCAAGGTATCACTTGATAACCAGGAAGCAATTATTGCTTACTATCCTTACATCATTCAGCCTGATGACCTCAAGAGCCATATCAGTAACCTGGGGTATGACTGCACCATTAAAAGTAAATCAGCCCCTTTGAAGCTTGGTGTGCTTGATCTCGGGCGCCTGCAGCACACAAACCCCAGGGAGACACCAGCAAGTCTTGAGAGTGATGGGGTGGATCCACCGGTCGCCAAGATGAGTGGCACAGCTACAGTGACTGTTCGGATAGAAGGCATGCACTGCAAGTCCTGTGTCAGAAACATTGAAGGAAATATATCAGATCTTCCCGGCATACAAAGTATTAAAGTGTCTTTGGAGCATAAACGTGCTGTTGTACAGTATAGCCCAAATTTAATTACCGTGTCAGCTCTGCAGCAAGCTATTGAATCCCTTCCACCTGGAAACTTTAAAGTACGTCCCATAAATGGTTCAGAAGTTAATAAGGGAGCATCTCCATCACCTGCATTGCTATGCGATCTCTTCAGAGAGCCGCTGCAAGACATGACATGCACGGCTGTTATTAGGATTGATGGCATGACCTGCAATTCCTGTGTACAGTCCATAGAAGGGACCATATCACAGAGACAAGGAGTGCAACAAATAGCAGTTTCTCTAGCTGACAGAACTGGGAACATACATTATGATCCAGCTGTCACTAATGGAGAAGAGTTAAGAGCTGCTATAGAAGACATGGGATTTGATGCTTCTGTGCTGAAAG ATACCGCCGCTGGAGAACGTAGGCACCAGCCTGACGCCAGCAATGCTGCCAGGCAGCCTCGAGCTGCAGAGCCTCCTCGCCAAGGCTGTGCCTCGGATGCTCTTCCAGACAGTCCTCACCTTGATGGGCCAAACCAGGCCAGCGGAGCGACAGCTGAGAAGTGTTTTTTACAAATCACGGGCATGACCTGTGCATCGTGTGTGTCTACCATTGAAAGAAATTTGCAGAAAGAAGACG GAATTATTTCAGTGTTGGTAGCACTGATGGCAGGTAAAGCAGAGATAAAATACAAGCCAGAATTCATACAGCCTCTTGAAATAGCACAGCTGATCCAGAATTTGGGTTTTGAAGCTACTGTCATAGAAGATcatgcagaaacagaaggaaatgtgGAGCTTCTT ATTACAGGGATGACTTGTGCTTCTTGTGTTCATAATATTGAATCCAAACTCATGAGAACAAATGGCATATTCTACGCCTCAGTAGCACTTGCTACGTGCAAAGCTCACATCCAGTTTGATCCTGAGATTACTGGACCTCGagatattataaaaataattgag gaaattggCTTTCATGCTTCCGTGGCTAGAAGAGTTCCAAATGCACATAACCTGgatcataaaaaagaaatacagca GTGGAGGAAATCTTTCTTGTGCAGCCTACTGTTTGGTATCCCTGTCTTAATCCTAATGATTTATATGCTGATACCTGACGGTGAGCACCACGGGTCTATGGTGCTGGAACAGAATCTCATTCCTGGATTATCTATTTTAAATCTTCTCTTCTTTGTCCTGTGCAGTTTTGTTCAG TTTCTTGGTGGATGGTATTTTTACGTACAAGCTTACAAATCACTGAAGCACAAGACAGCCAATATGGATGTGCTCATCGTACTGGCCACGACAATTGCTTATGTGTATTCGTGTGTGATCCTGATGGTAGCGATAATTgaacaggcagagaaaagccCTGTCACTTTCTTTGACACTCCTCCAATGCTGTTTGTGTTCATTGCCCTTGGGAGATGGCTGGAACACATAGCAAAG AGTAAGACCTCAGAAGCTCTTGCTAAACTTATATCTCTTCAAGCCACAGAAGCCACTGTAGTGACTCTTGGACCTGACCACTCTATCGTCAG GGAGGAGCAGGTAGCTGTTGAACTGGTTCAGAGAGGTGATATTGTAAAGGTAGTTCCTGGTGGAAAGTTCCCAGTGGATGGAAAGGTCATTGAAGGCAGTTCTATGGCAGATGAGTCTCTCATTACTG GGGAAGCTATGCCAGTCACTAAAAAGCCCGGGAGCACAGTGATTGCTGGTTCTATAAATGCACACGGCTCAGTTCTTGTTAATGCAACTCATGTTGGTAATGATACCACTCTGGCACAAATCGTGAAATTGGTGGAAGAAGCTCAAATGtcaaag gCACCCATCCAGCAACTGGCAGATAAGTTTAGTGGATATTTTGTTCCATTTATCATCAGCATTTCAACAGTCACATTGATAGCATGGATCACAATTGGTTTTATAAATTTTGATgttattcaaaaatattttcct AATCAGAACAAACACGTTTCAAAAGCTGAACTAATACTGAGGTTTGCATTTCAAACCTCAATCACTGTGCTGAGCATTGCATGCCCCTGTTCTTTAGGCTTGGCTACCCCCACAGCTGTGATGGTGGGCACAGGAGTTGCTGCGCAGAATGGTATTCTCATCAAAGGCGGAAAACCCCTGGAAATGGCACACAAG aTCAAGACTGTGATGTTTGATAAAACTGGGACCATCACCTGTGGAGTTCCAAAAGTCATGAGGGTGCTTTTGCTGGGAGACACAGCTGTGCTCTCCCTGAAGAAGGTACTGGCGGTGGTTGGCACTGCAGAGGCCAGCAGCGAGCATCCTTTAGGAGTGGCAGTTACTAAATATTGCAAAGAG GAGCTTGGCACTCAGAGCCTGGGATACTGCACTGACTTCCAGGCAGTCCCAGGCTGTGGCATCAGCTGCAAAGTTGGAGGCGTTGAGGCTGTCCTGGGCATGGCTGATGAGGGTCTCGATAAGCTGGATGCTAACAGGAGCAGGGACAACACTGCTGCTCTGGGAGATAACACGCTGATCGCTCTCCCAGAATCACACG GTCCATCAGCTTCTCATACATACTCGGTGTTGATTGGAAATCGTGAGTGGATGCGACGCAATGGCTTGCATATTGCAAATGATGTAAATGATGCAATGACAGACCATGAAACGAAAGGACAGACTGCCATACTAGTGGCTATAGATG GTGTGTTGTGCGGAATGATTGCAATAGCAGACACTGTCAAGCAGGAGGCAGCCCTTGCTGTGCACACACTGAAAAACATGGGAATAGATGTTGTGCTGATAACGGGGGAcaacagaaaaactgcaaaagccATTGCTACTCAG GTTGGGATCAAAAAAGTCTTTGCTGAGGTTCTTCCTTCTCACAAGGTTGCAAAGGTCCAGGAGCTCCAAAATGGGAGGAGGAAGGTTGCGATGGTTGGTGATGGAGTCAATGATTCCCCTGCGCTAGCCAGGGCCGATGTTGGAATTGCAATTGGAACGGGCACTGATGTTGCCATTGAAGCAGCAGATGTTGTTCTTATCCGA AATGACTTGCTGGATGTAGTTGCCAGTATTCGTTTATCAAAGAGAACAGTTCGAAGAATCCGAATAAATCTGATCCTTGCCTTAATTTATAATCTGCTTGGAATACCCATAGCAGCAG GTGTGTTCATGCCTGTTGGCCTCGTGCTTCAGCCTTGGATGGGATCAGCTGCAATGGCAGCTTCTTCTGTGTCTGTTGTGCTGTCTTCCCTGCAGCTGAAATG TTATAAGAAGCCAGACACAGAAAGTTATGAAGCACAAGCTCAAGGCCGCATGAAGCCACTTACTCCTTCCCAAATCAGTGTTCATATTGGAATGGATGATAGGAGGAGGGATTCATCCAGACCGTCTCCTTGGGATCAGATTAGCCAAGTGTCTCtctcttccttgacttcagacaAGCTGCCAAGACGTAATGGTTTTGTTGAGGAGGAAGGGGACAAGTGGTCATTGCTCATGAATGGAGGAGATGAAGAACAGTACATCTGA